GCCATTGCTCGTGAGCTGCAGGAAGACTATCTGCGAGGCTACAGCGACGCAGTTAACCACCTGTACGAGACAGCCACTGTTACAGCGCCCACCAATGGAGTCGAGCCGACTGAAAGCTACTCTGACGATGCCCAATCAACCTGGGGTCTGAAGGCGACAAAGGTCATAAACTCGCGCTATACCGGTCGGGGAATCAGGGTTGCCGTGCTAGATACAGGATTTGACCTGCAACACGCCGATTTTCGAGGACGGAAGATTGTGTCGAAGTCATTCGTGTCGGGCGAATCAGTTCAGGACGGGCACGGACACGGCACCCACTGTATCGGAACCGCATGCGGCTTCAAGGACGTCAACGGTCGGCGCTACGGTGTTGCCTATGAGTCAACCATTTTCGTTGGCAAGGTATTAAGCAACGCTGGAAGTGGTTCAACTGCTGGAATCCTTGCCGGGATGGAGTGGGCTATTGTCAATCAGTGTCAAGTGATCTCGATGTCACTCGGCAATAACGTTCCGACCCCATCTACCGCATACGAAACCGCAGGTCGACGAGCGCTCCAAAATGGTTGCCTAATCGTGGCAGCTGCTGGGAATGGTCGTAGAAACGGATATACTGTCGGACAACCGGCGAACAGTCCATCCATTATGGCTGTCGGTGCCATCAATAACAGCCTCCAACTGGCTCCGTTCTCAAGCGGGTCTGGTTCGGCTCCTGGAGCTAATGTCGATATCGCTGGTCCGGGGGTAGCGGTGTACTCTTCCATTCCGATGAATAAGGGACGTTATGCCAGCTTCAATGGCACCAGCATGGCTACCCCACACGTGGCTGGGATTGCTGCCCTGTTCGCGCAGGCTCACCACGCCCGTGGTTGGCAACTGTGGCAACTGTTGACCTCGCGGGCTCGTCGGCTGCCGCTGCCAGCATCCGACGTCGGTGCCGGATTGGTACAAGCCCCGATGTAAAGTTAGGTAACGTTAAGGCACGCCAGTCTGCGGGCTGCCGTACCTATTTACGGCATGTTCTGCGAGTTCCCCTCCGTGCGATTAATTAGAGCGATCAGACTGGGTACAATAGGGGCTGATCGTCCAATCCGTCCACCTAACAGGAGGTGAGACATGTCTGATGAAAAGGTAGAGCGTGTGGTTGTGACGGTAGACGACCAACACTTGCCGACGATTCACTCCGTTGCAGTCGCTTTGCAGTCGGCGGGCATGCAAGTCGACAATGTGATGCCGACAGTTGGCATCATTACAGGAGAAGTCTCTCAGACCAAGATGGCGGCTCTGGAAAGCGTACCCGGAGTCGCTGCCGTCGAGTTGGACCAAGAAATGCATGCGATTTGAAATCGTATACTGGTTCCTCTGTCGCAACTATTGTTAACCAGATTGAGAGCGTGCGATCGCTACTGCGAGTTGAAGTGGCAGAACAGATACTCTAAGGAGCCACAAAGTACAACAGGTAGCTCCGAAACCTGCAACTGCAAGTCTCTCACAGCCAGTGATGGGATTAAGGTAATTGTACAGGAGTTATGCAGTTGAACCTGAAATCTAGCATTTCTGGTGTGCAGGATATGTCCTGCTATCTACAAGGTACTGCTTGTACTAACGATTGAACTTTTTTTTCAAATTTAATTTAAAGGAGAAATTGAGATGTCAAACCATGAGAGTGTCTCATCAGATGAGCTTGGATTTAAACAAGATAACGAGATGGAGATGCACAAAGCAGTCTCAAGTGAGGCTATGGATTCAAAAGACGGTTTCATTGCAGAAGATTTCATGGGAGTAAACGCTGGCGAACTTGAAGCAGTAGCTGGTTTTGACTCATCCCATGCTCTGCAAGAGGGTGTTAGGCCCCAGGAAGTACCTGTTACGGAAGAGCTTGAGGCGCTGCGGGATGCTGGCGAATTAGAATTTCCCGAGCCAGAGGACGTGTGCGGTCGTGACGATCGGGTGCGGATTTCGCCTGCAACTAATATCCCGTGGCGATGGATTTGCCAGTTAATCATCACGCGAGCTGATGGCAGTGGCAGCAGGTGCACGGGGTGGTTTATTGGACCACGAACCGTGATGACGGCTGGACACTGCATCTACAGTCATGCAGCAGGCGGTTGGGCGCGGCAAATTGAAGTGATTCCCGGCATGGACGGAGCCAGTCGTCCATTCGGATCTCAGATTGGCACTTCATTCCGGAGTGTGCTTGGTTGGACGAGAGATAGAAACCATGAATACGACTACGGCGCTATCATTCTCCCAAACAACAACCTCGGCAACCGTGTCGGCTCGTTCGGATTTGCTGCCTTGTCAGATAGTGAACTGCAAAATCTGCTAGTGAATAATTCTGGCTACCCTGCCGACAAGCCATTTGGAACGCAGTGGTTCAATGCTGGTCGAATTACCCGAGTCACTGCTCGTAAGCTCTACTATTTGGTTGATACGTTCGGCGGTCACAGCGGCAGTCCAGTCTGGCGTTATCTGAATGGTCAGCGGCATGCAGTCGGGGTTCATGCCTATGGTGGCTGTCCTAATAGCGCCACCCGGATTACGACAGGGGTATACAACAATATGTTAGCTTGGCGGAATCTAGGGTTCGGAGCC
This window of the Chroococcidiopsis sp. CCMEE 29 genome carries:
- a CDS encoding S8 family serine peptidase, which translates into the protein MSEKSSFPIPNNIQADETTGRYIITFRDDRVTEGLQALREVGMTELPSAADFPESATDMAQIEAAGGMVFPTLGMAVVTLEEDALNRVTAAAEEDSPILDIEPERIFYAIARELQEDYLRGYSDAVNHLYETATVTAPTNGVEPTESYSDDAQSTWGLKATKVINSRYTGRGIRVAVLDTGFDLQHADFRGRKIVSKSFVSGESVQDGHGHGTHCIGTACGFKDVNGRRYGVAYESTIFVGKVLSNAGSGSTAGILAGMEWAIVNQCQVISMSLGNNVPTPSTAYETAGRRALQNGCLIVAAAGNGRRNGYTVGQPANSPSIMAVGAINNSLQLAPFSSGSGSAPGANVDIAGPGVAVYSSIPMNKGRYASFNGTSMATPHVAGIAALFAQAHHARGWQLWQLLTSRARRLPLPASDVGAGLVQAPM
- a CDS encoding serine protease, with translation MSNHESVSSDELGFKQDNEMEMHKAVSSEAMDSKDGFIAEDFMGVNAGELEAVAGFDSSHALQEGVRPQEVPVTEELEALRDAGELEFPEPEDVCGRDDRVRISPATNIPWRWICQLIITRADGSGSRCTGWFIGPRTVMTAGHCIYSHAAGGWARQIEVIPGMDGASRPFGSQIGTSFRSVLGWTRDRNHEYDYGAIILPNNNLGNRVGSFGFAALSDSELQNLLVNNSGYPADKPFGTQWFNAGRITRVTARKLYYLVDTFGGHSGSPVWRYLNGQRHAVGVHAYGGCPNSATRITTGVYNNMLAWRNLGFGATVREMPLTLAGALAGAGHVER